The genomic DNA AGCGCACGTTTTCCCGAAGCTGCCGTACGTCGTCCACTCCCGTATTCGAGGCCGCGTCGATCTCGAGCACGTCCAGCGATGACCCCGAAGTAATCTCGACACAGGCCGGACACGTCCCGCACGGCGTATCGGTCGGACCATGAACGCAATTGATGGCCTTGGCCAGAAGCCGGGCGACTGTCGTTTTTCCCGTCCCGCGCGGCCCGCAGAACAAGTACCCGGACCCTATCTTGTTGTTTTTTATGGCGTTACGAAGCGTCCGGGTGACATGCTCCTGCGCCACCACCTCGTCAAATGATTGCGGTCTGTATTTTCGGGCTAGTACCAGATAGCTCATGGTCCGCCAATATACGAAAATCCCGGCCGACCCCGAAATCATATTTTGCCCGGCAGCTGCGGGCTGGACTGAAAAGCGCACTGTCACGCGACCTCGCCTCTTTCCGTGCTGTCAGGCGACCCCGCCTCTTTCCGTGCTGTCAGGTGACCTCGCCTCTTTCCGTGCTGTCAGGCGACCCCGCCTCTTTCCGTGCTGTCAGGTGACCTCGCCTCTTTCCGTGCTGTCAGGCGACCCCGCCTGACAGCCCCCCCACGCAAGTGGCCGACTATCAGACGGTCGCCCACCCGCCGCGGCGGGCTGTGGGTTCTACACGATCAAGGGAAGCCCGAAAAAACCGCTTGGCGGCCGGAGTTCGATCTGTTATCGTTCAAGCTCGAAAAGCGCACAGCCGAGCGCGTGGTGTCAGGCGACCCCGCCTGACACCACGAGTTCGGACGCAGAATTCGATGGGGCCGTAGCTCAGTTGGGAGAGCGTCGCGTTCGCAATGCGAAGGCCGCCGGTTCGATCCCGGCCGGCTCCACCAGATTTGATCGTGTGCTAGACGGGGAGCTAGCGGTGCCCTGTAACCCGGAACCCGCTATACCGGGGTTGAATTCCCACCCGAGGGTTTGTGGATCGCGTGCAGACAGCGGGTAAGCGGTGTTGATGATCGGGTCCCGTACAACATGAGGCTTTTGAACCCCGTCAGGACCGGAAGGTAGCAGCGGTAGAGAGTGACTCGTGTGTGTTGCGGGTTCGCCCGGTTTGAGCTGGCTGTTCGATGGCTGTCGTGGTTGCGGCTCGACGGTGGGTGCACACGTAAATTCCCAAAACCCCTCGCACATCCGCGAGGGGTTTTTGCATCCGTAGCCCTGCACTCCGAGGTAACTTTCGAGCACCCCACCGCTCTGCGGTGGGAATGAACCACGAGTACCCCACCGCTCTGCGGTGGGAATGAACGACACTCATCCTGTTTCGGTAGCCACGATTAACACACAAGTCGCATAAGAGATATCACACAAGGAGACCACCCATGCAACTCGGAAACTTCTCCATCAGCCTCACCGTCAAAGACATCCACACCTCAAAAGCCTTCTATGAGAAATTCGGATTCACCGCCGTCAGCGGCAATATCGAACAGAACTGGCTCGTCATGAAAAACGGCGAGGTCAAAATCGGCCTCTTCCAGGGCATGTTCGATAAAAACATCCTCACCTTCAACCCCGGCTGG from Candidatus Zixiibacteriota bacterium includes the following:
- a CDS encoding VOC family protein, producing MQLGNFSISLTVKDIHTSKAFYEKFGFTAVSGNIEQNWLVMKNGEVKIGLFQGMFDKNILTFNPGWDSSARKLDSFTDVRELQKQLKAKGVTMTVEADESTTGPGYFTTVDPDGNPILVDQHV